A segment of the Leptolyngbya sp. NIES-3755 genome:
CGTTCACGGATTGGACTCGCTCTTCGCAATATTCGCCCGCAGGCTTGGAAGTCGAATCGCCAATTTTTCAGCAAGAACCTCGTCTGCCCACGCCTTTAGGGACTTTCCTCTACACTCGATTTAAGCGGCTTCCACTCAGCGATCGACTTTCTGCGTTACCGTTGCTCTATGCGGTCGTGGACTTTGATAATTCAGATGAAGCATGGCGAAGATACGATTCAGTCACCGCCCGTGAACTATTTAAACAGTTCGGAGTATCAGCACGACTGTACAAAGATTCGTTTGAACCAATGTTGTTAGTGGGATTGTTCGCACCCGGTGAACAATGTTCTGCTGCGGCTGCATTGGGAATGTTGTATTACTTCATTCTGGCGCATCAACCGGATTTTGATGTGGTTTGGTGTCGGGGAACAGTTGGAGAGCAAATCTTTCGTCCGTGGGTGGAGCAGATTGAACAAGCAGGGGGACGAGTTCTAACACAGCGGCGTGTGAGTGATGTGATTTTGCAAGAGGGAATCGTTCCTAAGATCACCGGGGTTGTTTGTGGCGATGAAGTGTTTGAAGCGGATTCGGTGATCTTTGCGGTGGGTGTGACGGGAATGCAGAAAATTGTTTCTCAAAGCGCCACCCTCCGGCAGTTTCCGGAGTTTTGTAACTTGATGAACTTGAATGCGATCGACGTTTTAGCAACGCGATTATGGTTCGATCGTAAAGTTAATGTTCCATTACCCTCGAATGCTTGCTTTGGATTTGACAATACAACGGGTTGGACATTCTTTGATCTTAATGCGTTACATGATGAATTTAGAAATGAACCGGGAAGCGTGATTGAAGCGGACTTTTATCATGCGAATCAATTGTTGCCGATGGATGATGCAGATATCATTGCGAAAGTTCAGCGAGATTTAGCAACTTGTGTTCCTGAGTTTCGCACTGCCAAAGTGATTGATAGTAGTGTGATACGACTTCCGAGAGCAGTAACTCATTTCTCACCAGGTAGCTATCAATCGATGTTATCAGGCACGACAAGCATTGCTAATCTGTTTATGAGTGGGGATTGGATTATTACTCGTCATGGATCTTGGTCACAGGAGAAAGCTTATGTGACTGGGCTAGAGGCTGCAAATCGAGTAATTCAGCAATTTGGTACGGGTACGCCTGCTCAGATTATCCCAGTCGAAGCGGATGAGCCTCATATTGCGATCGCTCGGAATGCGAATCGGACTATCAGAGATTTGACGAGTAGCTTTCTACCGTCGATCTGGTTGCCTTAGTTCGTCGATCAACGAACCATTTTATTCAACAGATGTTCCAACACAGCCGCTAAGTCATCACATAGTCCTGTATGCACTCTTGAAGTCTGAATAATCGTACTGCGAGGAGCCACTAACCAATGGAATCGTTCTCGTTGAGGAAGTTGCCCGATCGCGCCTGCGGGTTTGCCTCCTGCACAGATAATCGGAATCGCTGCCAAATGCTGATGAACCATTGCGAGATCGATCGTTGAATCGATCGCCGTTAATCGCCCTTCATCCACTTCAATCCGAGCTTCGAGAAATCTGCGGGCAGCACAAGACACAATCACGCCAACATTGACGAATTCTTCGCGCTCAACCCTGGGAACGACGCGAACGATCGCATAATCATACGTTGAGGGTTCGGGCACGAATCGCTTCCTCCAAAAACACGTGCGGTTGCTCTAAGCGGGATAACAAATACTCAATATACGCTGTTCGATGTCGATCGCTGTTCTCGAACGGTGTATTTGTCACGAGCCAACTTTCAGGAATCAAGTTCACAATTTGTTCGATCGTGTCCTGAGAAAGTTTCCCGATCATATTTGTATCAACAGCTTCTAACTCGGTTGCGAATCTCAGTAAGACATGATCTTTAATTGCTGGAAAGCAATCGCGGCTTCGCTGAAGATAGTTCGCCCAAGTATGATGAAAGTACAAAGCAGCACCATGATCAATCAGCCAGAGATTGCGATGCCACATCAGTAAGTTTGCATTTCTGGCAGTACGATCGACATTCGTAATCAACGCATCAAACCAAACAATTCGAGAAGCTAGTTCCGCATCGACGGTTCCTGCAATTGGATCAAACGTGACTGAACTCGGTAGATAGTCTAAAGCTAAATTCAATCCAGCACTGGCACGAATCAGATCTTGAATTTCTGGATCAGGTTCAGTTCGAGCTAAATCTGGATTAAGTTCGACAAAGACAATTTCTGGAACAGGTAGCCCTAAAACTCGTGCAACCTCACCGCCAATTAGTTCCGCAATCAGAGACTTTTCTCCTTGACCTGCTCCGCGAAATTTCAGCACATACATGCCGTCATCATCCGCTTCCACGATCGCAGGCAGTGATCCGCCCTCGCGTAACGGCGTAACATAGCGCGTGGCAGTGACAGTTCGCAAATTCATACAGAGGTGCGATCGAGAGTTCTTTCCCATCTTAGACCCCAATTCTTTTGAGTCCGAATCGATATTTTCGCGATCTGGGCACATTAAGCGGGTTCTGAAGAAAGATGGAGGACTCTATGCAACGCGCCCTTTTCTGTGTGGGATTGAGTACGGTTTTGGTTTGTAGTAGCGCTTCAGCACAAGTGACTAGCGATCGCTCGATCGGAACGAGTGTCACCCCTCTACCTGGTAACAATTTCGTCATCACGGGAGGACGCGCCGAGGGGAGCAATCTTTTCCATAGTTTTGGTAGTTTCTCCATTCCAACAGGTGGATCAGCGACCTTCAATCTTTTGGGAACTCAGAACGCTTCTACGATCTTCAGTCGCGTCACAGGTGGAACCGTCTCGAATATTGATGGACGCATCTTCGCGACTTTGGATGGACGCACTCCTGCGCCTGTGAATCTCTTTCTAATGAATCCGAGCGGCGTTGTATTTGGGGCAAATGCTCAATTGATTATCGGAGGTTCGTTCGTGGGAACGACAGCTTCGAGTATTCGATTTGCGGATGGTTTCGAGTTTGCAGCTACCAATACCACACCACCCTTATTAACGGTGAGCGCTCCGATCGGGTTGCAGTTTGGACAGAATTCGAGCGCAATTCAAGTGCAGGGCGGCGGTCACACCTTATCGAGTCAAAATCCACTCTTAGCCCCATACCTTCCAACCCGTTTCTCGCTGGCGGGATTGCGGGTCGCACCAGGACGCACCCTTGCTTTAGTCGGCGGAGAAGTTGCACTGAATGGCGGAATTGTGGCGGCGGCAGGAGGACGAGTTGAGATTGGGAGCGTGGGAGCAGGACAAGTTGGAATTACGACGACATCCCAAGGCTTTGAACTCGATTATTCTGGAGCGTCGAGCTTGCGAAACATTCAAATGAGTCAGCGATCGCTCATTGATGTCGGCTGGCTCTTGGATCAGTCGCGCAGTGCTGGCTCAATTCAAATTCAAGGAAACAACATTCGTTTAAGCGATGGCTCGGTTGTATTAAGTCAAAATCGCGGTTCGCTTCGGGCAGGTGAGATTACGGTCAGAGCGGCGGAACGATTAGAACTTGTCGGAACCAATCCAGCGGAAACGATTTCCAGCGGTCTTGTGAGTGAAACTTCTGGACTTGGCAGTAACAGTGATCTAAATGTGAGTGCAAAAGAATTGGTGATGCAAAACGGCGGCATCATTCAAAGTCGAACATTTAGTCCAGCACCCGGTGGAGCCGTGACTGTGAGCGCGACTGATTTTATCGAGATGAGCGGACTTTCACCGAGCAATTTGTTTAACACGATCGGATCGACCACCTTCGCTACCTCGCTGTTGGTGAGTCCGTCTGCACCACCGATTACAACTGGAATCGCAGGCGATGTCACAATTTCGACTCAGCGGCTTTCAATGCGCGATGGTTCAACGATCGCGGCTCTCTCGCTTGGAGATAGTGCAGGAGGTAATATTCGGGTGACTTCAGACGTGACCGAACTTAGCGGCATCATTCGCAATGTACCAGAACCCATTTTCACGATGCCGACTTCACTACTGAGTGTGAGTTATCGACGCGGTAATTCTGGCACGATTAATCTCAACACCCGCACGTTAAACCTTCGGGATGGAGCGACGATTTCAACGACCAATTTAGCGATCGGGAATTCAGGTAGCGTTCAGATCAATGCTTCAGAATCGATTCAAATGGTGAGCCAACCCGGTACAGTCAGCAACATTACTTCCACAGTAGGAGGGTTAAATGAGTTTGCTCGATCAATCCTGATTGAAGGTAAACCGACTGGCAATGCGGGTGCTATCACAATTAATACGCCTTCATTACAACTGAATCGCTCAGTGATCGGGGTTGGAAACTATGGGATTGGATCGGCAGGAATGCTCAAAATCAATGCAAATGCAGTGAGAGTCAGCAATATCAGCGGCATTTCTGCTGAAACTCTCTCTGGAGAAGGCGGCAATATCGATATAAAGGCGCAAACGCTAGTGATGCGTGACCTCGGTTTTATTGTGACGAACGCAGGCGGGACGGGAAACGGGGGCAACATTACGATCGACACGCCGCTGATTGTTGGACTTGGAAATAGTAACATCATTGCAAACGCGATCGAGGGTCGAGGTGGAAACATCCGAATTACGACTCAAGGAATTTTTGGCTTGGCGTTTCGAGATTTGCAAGATCCACAGAATGTTCCAACGAATGACATTACTGCAAGTTCTGAAATCAGCGCAAACGGAACGGTGGAAATTACGACACCCGGAGTTGATCCGAATTCGGGATTGATTGAGCTATCTGAAGATTTGATTGATTCGAGTCAACAAGTCGCAAAAGGCTGTTCAAGTGCTCCAGGGAGTAGCTTTGTTGTGACTGGGCGAGGTGGAATTCCAATCAATCCTCAGCAAGAAGTGTTTCATGCCCCGACTGTGTGGAGCGATTTGCGGGAGATAGGTCGATCGACCTCTGCAATCCAACCCTCGAATCCATCTACTCCACTCGTTGAAGCAAGTACTTGGCAGCGAGATCCGAAGACCGGAAAAGTAGAATTGATCGCAGCAAAACCGATGCACTTAATGTCGATCGAGACTTGTGCTACATCAAATTCATTGGATCAACATCGATCGTTAAGCTCACGGTAGACGGACAGTGCGATCGCAGTTCGGTTAAATCTGGAATGCGATCTTCGTCCATCTTCAGTAGAATCTGCCATCTGTATCTTTGAGCAATTCTGAGAATCGTTGCGGGTGCGGGACCGAGAACTTGATACTGTTCAGATTGGAGGAGCAAATCCGCGATCGTTTCGGCGGTACTTTGAACCGTGTGGGGATTGAGTCCGCTGAATCGTAAGAGAACTAAACGACCGTAAGGCGGATACGTTAACGTCGATCGTTGTTCTAATTCCTTCTCAACGAACGGTTCATACTGCTGCTGTTTAACGGCTTGAATGACTGGATTTTCTGGCGCATAAGTTTGGAGAATGACTCGTCCGGGTTCAGTTCCGCGTCCTGCTCGTCCCGCAACTTGGACTAAAGTTTGGAATGCTCTCTCACTGGCTCGAAAGTCTGCTAAGTTTAACAATCCATCGGCTGAAATAATGCCAACTAAAGTAACTTGTGGCAAATCAATCCCTTTTGTTAGCATCTGTGTTCCAACTAACAGATCAGCATCACCATGAGCAAACTGATCTAACAGTGCCCGATGTGCGCCTTTTGCACGAGTCGTATCACTATCAAACCGGATCGTTTTTAGTTCTGGAAACAGTCTGGATAGTTCTTGTACGACTCGCTGAGTTCCACTTCCAAAGTTCTTGAAGTATGAGGAACCACAGGACGGACAACGCTGCGGTTGATGTTGTGTATGGTTACAGTAGTGGCATCTCAGTAACGGTTGAGCATTTTCGTGAACTTGGTGATAGGACAGTGAAACATCACAGTTTGGACAGTCCATCACATAGCCACAACTGCGACAAGACACAAAGGTGCTATGTCCACGACGATGGATAAAGAGCAAGCCTTTTTGATTGTTCTCTTTGAGTTTCTTGAGTCCAGCTTGCAGCGATCGACTAAAGATCGAACGATTGCGATCGTGCAATTCTTTCCGCATATCAATCACATCAATGCGCGGTAAAGGTCGATCGAGAATTCGCTTCGGCAACGATAGATACGTCGATCGCTCTAACCAGGTTTCTAAAGATGGAGTTGCAGATCCCAGAATTAAAGGACAATCTTCGAGTTCCGCCCGCCATTGAGCGACTGATCGAGCATGGTAACAAGGTGCAGGCTGATCTTGTTTGAAGCTCGAATCATGCTCTTCATCGAGAACAATCAAACCTAAGTTTGGTAAAGGTGCGAAAATTGCCGATCGTGTTCCAATGACAACTTGAGGCGATCCAGTTAGCATCTGTCGCCAAGTATCAAAACGTTCACCATCGGATAAAGCACTGTGATACACACACACTCGATCGCCAAATCTCGCTTTGAATCGATCGGTTAATTGTGGCGTTAATCCGATTTCAGGAACAAGAACTAGAGCAGATTGTCCTTGTTCGAGAATCGGTGCGATCGCTTGTAAATAAACTTCGGTTTTACCTGAGCCAGTTACACCATGCAGCAGAATTTTATCGAATCCTGTTACGGCATGAATTCGCTCTAAAACTTGTGCCTGATCCGATGTCAGCGATTTGGCTGAATCTATGTTTATCTCTGGACCTTGTTCACTCCGCAACACTTCCCGACCTTGAAGAATCACACAGCCTTCTTCTTGTAATCGTTTGACTGTCGGCGAACTCGTGCGGCAATGCTGCAATAAATCGGTGAGCCACATTTCGCCGCCATTGCGCTTAAGAACTTCTAAAATTTCGCGTTGTCGTCCTCGCAATTCACCCTGCATTGACACCAGAATCACCGCTTGCCGCAATTGGGGGCGAATGGTTGCAGGGGGTTCTAAATAGCTCTCAACCCAATTGAACCTCAATAAATCTTGAAGTCCTCGGTGCGCTCCTTTTACCTGTCGCTGAATGAACTGCCAGGAATAATCTTTGGTTTTGCTGGATTGGAGTAACTTCAGGATTTGCTGAGCAGCAGGATTGAGAAACACCTCATTCGCAGCAGGATCGATCAATCGAATTCGTCTTTGCGATCGCACGAGCAATCCGGGCGGTAATGCCACTCGAACCACTTGCATCAGAGAAGTTTGGTAATATCGCGCCACTCGATCGAGCAATGCCCAGAACGAAGCTGGAAAAAATCCCGCACTCACGATCGAATCAATCGATCGAATCTGCTCCAAATCCGGTGATTCATTCAGCAAGCGAACCGCGATCCCGCCCACCTGTTGTACCCCAAATGGCACACTCAGAATATCACCCGGTGCCACGCGCAATCCCGACGGTACGGAATACGTAAATACGCCTTGCGCTCCCGGACAATCGACCAGCACCTCAACCCACAGAGGAACAGTTCGATATTCCGCCCTCGATTCCGCTACAGACTGCAATTCAGACATATCCTCAAATGAAGAGAAAAACTTAAGAAAATCGGTGAAAAAGGAAATCTACGGTATGTAATTACCAGGGAATCGAGGGGGCATTCAGTTCAAATGAACCACTCCAATATACTAACGTGTGATTGAGTTTACCGGATCGATCGTGTCTTAGTGCGATGATTTGTCTAAAGATAGATTGAAACAAACACCACTTGCTTTTCTCACCATTGGTAGAGATGTAAAACGGAGTGGGTATGAGAGTCTGTTATAGCAGTGACCCGGAGATTTGGAGTTTGTCTATGGGCAAAAATCCTAGATCGAATGGGGCACAGCAACACGGGAACGCGCCGAAGCTGAAACGCATCTCCAGGATTTTTCCCGATTCAGAGCGGCGATTTTAGCGGGGTTCTATTGAAGGATTCATTTCTAAAAGTTTCCGAAAAAAATTCCACAAATACGCAAATTCGTCATAGGTTCAGGAGGAGTTCTCAAGCTATAGATTCACAATTTGAACAAGAAAGATTCAGATTAAAAGTTCTCACTGCTGGCTTAAGTTTTCGATTGATTCTGATGACTTAACTTGGCAACTCTCTCACAATCACGATCGCGTAAAACTACCTCATATAACATCACTATGAACGAACAAAGCAACAGTTCTCACACAGAAGCCCTCTCTAGTGATATGGACTTTGCAATGGACGTTGCTGAGTTAGATTCAGTGGACTCTTTGCAATTAGAAGCCGATTTCGCAGATAGCACTCCCATCGAAATTGAACCCGATTTACTCGAATTGACCTCGGTTGCCGCTGATATTGAAGAATCTAGCGTGACTGACGAAACTGAGATCGACCAAATGGCATCGGCTCGATCGTCGGGGTATAACAAAACCGTGGCGGATGATGCTGTAGGCGCATTCTTCAAGGAAATGGCACGTTATCCGCTGCTCAAAGCTGATGAAGAAGTCGAATTGGCTCGACGAGTTCAATACTTAGTCGAAGTCGATGAGACACAGCGAAAACTGTATAGTGAACTCGGTCGAGTACCAACTAGAGCAGAACTCGCTGAGCGCTTAGGCTTAACCGAACGACAATTAGAGCATCGATTACACCGGAGCCGTGTGGCAAAACGGAAGATGATTCGATCGAATCTCCGATTAGTGGTGTCGATCGCGAAACGATATTTAAATCGCGGTGTCCCTTTCCTAGATTTGATTCAGGAAGGAGCGTTGGGATTAAACCGTGCAACTGAAAAGTTTGATCCCGACAAAGGGTATAAGTTTTCAACGTATGCGTACTGGTGGATTCGGCAGGGGATCACGAGAACGATCGCGAATGATGCTCGGACAATCCGTTTGCCCATTCATATTGTCGAGAAGCTCAATAAGCTGAAAAAAGCGCATCGCGAACTAAAGCGCGAATTGGGACGGAATCCGACAGAAGCGGAATTGGCTCAATCGCTTGAACTCACTGTGGAGCAGTTACAGCATCTCCAACAGGTTCGCCGTCAATCGTTGTCGCTGAATCACCGAGTCGGGAAAGGCGAAGATACGGAACTGATGGATCTATTGGAAGATGGCGATACGCAATCTCCGGAGTCTCAGATGAGCGAAACGATGCTGCGTCAAGAGATTTGGGATGTGTTGGGGAATGTGCTGACCGAGCGCGAGAAGGATATTATCTCGTTACGGTACGGGTTGACGACGAGTAAGCCTTGTACGCTTGAAGAAGTCGGCGGTATGTTCAATTTGTCACGGGAACGGGTGCGGCAGATTCAAAGTAAGGCGATGCGGAAGTTGAGAAGACCTCAGATCGCGGAACGATTGAAGGGTTGGTTGGGATAATCGATCGTAGGGTTATTTGCTACGTTTGGGTCGGTTTATGCCCCCTAAATCCCCCAAATTTGGGGGAACTTTGAAGCTTGAGAACTCATCGAATTTGAGAACTCTTTCTTGCTCAAAGTCCCCCAGAATGGGGGATTTAGGGGGCTAACCCCGAAGAATTCGTCTCTCGAAGAATCCATCGAATTTATGGT
Coding sequences within it:
- a CDS encoding amine oxidase (similar to AA sequence:cyanobase_aa:LBDG_50500) gives rise to the protein MTQKVVIVGAGWAGLGAAYHLAQQGYAVTLLEAGGYPGGLVAGWKTAQGRSVEAGIHGFWYPYRNIFGLIDRLGIKPFTDWTRSSQYSPAGLEVESPIFQQEPRLPTPLGTFLYTRFKRLPLSDRLSALPLLYAVVDFDNSDEAWRRYDSVTARELFKQFGVSARLYKDSFEPMLLVGLFAPGEQCSAAAALGMLYYFILAHQPDFDVVWCRGTVGEQIFRPWVEQIEQAGGRVLTQRRVSDVILQEGIVPKITGVVCGDEVFEADSVIFAVGVTGMQKIVSQSATLRQFPEFCNLMNLNAIDVLATRLWFDRKVNVPLPSNACFGFDNTTGWTFFDLNALHDEFRNEPGSVIEADFYHANQLLPMDDADIIAKVQRDLATCVPEFRTAKVIDSSVIRLPRAVTHFSPGSYQSMLSGTTSIANLFMSGDWIITRHGSWSQEKAYVTGLEAANRVIQQFGTGTPAQIIPVEADEPHIAIARNANRTIRDLTSSFLPSIWLP
- a CDS encoding hypothetical protein (hypothetical protein MicvaDRAFT_3367;~similar to AA sequence:cyanobase_aa:LBDG_11020), producing MPEPSTYDYAIVRVVPRVEREEFVNVGVIVSCAARRFLEARIEVDEGRLTAIDSTIDLAMVHQHLAAIPIICAGGKPAGAIGQLPQRERFHWLVAPRSTIIQTSRVHTGLCDDLAAVLEHLLNKMVR
- a CDS encoding hypothetical protein (hypothetical protein MicvaDRAFT_3366;~similar to AA sequence:cyanobase_aa:LBDG_11030) gives rise to the protein MNLRTVTATRYVTPLREGGSLPAIVEADDDGMYVLKFRGAGQGEKSLIAELIGGEVARVLGLPVPEIVFVELNPDLARTEPDPEIQDLIRASAGLNLALDYLPSSVTFDPIAGTVDAELASRIVWFDALITNVDRTARNANLLMWHRNLWLIDHGAALYFHHTWANYLQRSRDCFPAIKDHVLLRFATELEAVDTNMIGKLSQDTIEQIVNLIPESWLVTNTPFENSDRHRTAYIEYLLSRLEQPHVFLEEAIRARTLNV
- a CDS encoding unknown protein (similar to AA sequence:cyanobase_aa:all5106), which gives rise to MQRALFCVGLSTVLVCSSASAQVTSDRSIGTSVTPLPGNNFVITGGRAEGSNLFHSFGSFSIPTGGSATFNLLGTQNASTIFSRVTGGTVSNIDGRIFATLDGRTPAPVNLFLMNPSGVVFGANAQLIIGGSFVGTTASSIRFADGFEFAATNTTPPLLTVSAPIGLQFGQNSSAIQVQGGGHTLSSQNPLLAPYLPTRFSLAGLRVAPGRTLALVGGEVALNGGIVAAAGGRVEIGSVGAGQVGITTTSQGFELDYSGASSLRNIQMSQRSLIDVGWLLDQSRSAGSIQIQGNNIRLSDGSVVLSQNRGSLRAGEITVRAAERLELVGTNPAETISSGLVSETSGLGSNSDLNVSAKELVMQNGGIIQSRTFSPAPGGAVTVSATDFIEMSGLSPSNLFNTIGSTTFATSLLVSPSAPPITTGIAGDVTISTQRLSMRDGSTIAALSLGDSAGGNIRVTSDVTELSGIIRNVPEPIFTMPTSLLSVSYRRGNSGTINLNTRTLNLRDGATISTTNLAIGNSGSVQINASESIQMVSQPGTVSNITSTVGGLNEFARSILIEGKPTGNAGAITINTPSLQLNRSVIGVGNYGIGSAGMLKINANAVRVSNISGISAETLSGEGGNIDIKAQTLVMRDLGFIVTNAGGTGNGGNITIDTPLIVGLGNSNIIANAIEGRGGNIRITTQGIFGLAFRDLQDPQNVPTNDITASSEISANGTVEITTPGVDPNSGLIELSEDLIDSSQQVAKGCSSAPGSSFVVTGRGGIPINPQQEVFHAPTVWSDLREIGRSTSAIQPSNPSTPLVEASTWQRDPKTGKVELIAAKPMHLMSIETCATSNSLDQHRSLSSR
- a CDS encoding primosomal protein N' (similar to AA sequence:cyanobase_aa:LBDG_27870), producing MSELQSVAESRAEYRTVPLWVEVLVDCPGAQGVFTYSVPSGLRVAPGDILSVPFGVQQVGGIAVRLLNESPDLEQIRSIDSIVSAGFFPASFWALLDRVARYYQTSLMQVVRVALPPGLLVRSQRRIRLIDPAANEVFLNPAAQQILKLLQSSKTKDYSWQFIQRQVKGAHRGLQDLLRFNWVESYLEPPATIRPQLRQAVILVSMQGELRGRQREILEVLKRNGGEMWLTDLLQHCRTSSPTVKRLQEEGCVILQGREVLRSEQGPEINIDSAKSLTSDQAQVLERIHAVTGFDKILLHGVTGSGKTEVYLQAIAPILEQGQSALVLVPEIGLTPQLTDRFKARFGDRVCVYHSALSDGERFDTWRQMLTGSPQVVIGTRSAIFAPLPNLGLIVLDEEHDSSFKQDQPAPCYHARSVAQWRAELEDCPLILGSATPSLETWLERSTYLSLPKRILDRPLPRIDVIDMRKELHDRNRSIFSRSLQAGLKKLKENNQKGLLFIHRRGHSTFVSCRSCGYVMDCPNCDVSLSYHQVHENAQPLLRCHYCNHTQHQPQRCPSCGSSYFKNFGSGTQRVVQELSRLFPELKTIRFDSDTTRAKGAHRALLDQFAHGDADLLVGTQMLTKGIDLPQVTLVGIISADGLLNLADFRASERAFQTLVQVAGRAGRGTEPGRVILQTYAPENPVIQAVKQQQYEPFVEKELEQRSTLTYPPYGRLVLLRFSGLNPHTVQSTAETIADLLLQSEQYQVLGPAPATILRIAQRYRWQILLKMDEDRIPDLTELRSHCPSTVSLTIDVDPMNLM
- a CDS encoding RpoD subfamily RNA polymerase sigma 70 subunit (similar to AA sequence:cyanobase_aa:LBDG_27860); the encoded protein is MNEQSNSSHTEALSSDMDFAMDVAELDSVDSLQLEADFADSTPIEIEPDLLELTSVAADIEESSVTDETEIDQMASARSSGYNKTVADDAVGAFFKEMARYPLLKADEEVELARRVQYLVEVDETQRKLYSELGRVPTRAELAERLGLTERQLEHRLHRSRVAKRKMIRSNLRLVVSIAKRYLNRGVPFLDLIQEGALGLNRATEKFDPDKGYKFSTYAYWWIRQGITRTIANDARTIRLPIHIVEKLNKLKKAHRELKRELGRNPTEAELAQSLELTVEQLQHLQQVRRQSLSLNHRVGKGEDTELMDLLEDGDTQSPESQMSETMLRQEIWDVLGNVLTEREKDIISLRYGLTTSKPCTLEEVGGMFNLSRERVRQIQSKAMRKLRRPQIAERLKGWLG